A genomic stretch from Dama dama isolate Ldn47 chromosome 10, ASM3311817v1, whole genome shotgun sequence includes:
- the VWA3A gene encoding von Willebrand factor A domain-containing protein 3A produces the protein MATQISDVFHGQDSTFLENHCMRRNNDRDPKKQLNQKNINELGQKLDNGLLVTHVNQTQDLLRLQGDETQPSVWENSEDWLSMHSLKSKKLTLADLICQGTAVLEEASSVPKKMHLPTQTAHQFEAKLSEAIELYQQRIQWLTENSKKAFGLIKGARVGILIDVSAVSSGPQKEEFQNDLMNLIDEQLSCKDKLYILSFGATTSALWPSPTEVSASSLQELKLWVKKLKPDRGSNLLQALKKVFVLKGLNSLVTIMGSCPDQPSEILSDYIQQSTTGRDLITHIITYKCDDQVPPAVLKNLVEGFGGYYHCYSPETEICSSREVDELLAEIQKAQSLRDHVQALQPDAPREEPTGAMQEISTEVAKSSLMSLLPKPPKHEDPLMIEFPNLDMTSTEWLKTHSLKAKKLSLYQVLAPNAFSPVEEFVPILRKTVSSTIHEKAMVQFEWHDGTVKNIHVDLPFLYEYQKQLSRAMRMYERRIEWLSLASRRIWGTVCEKRVVILLDVSVTNSMYIIHIQHSLRRLLEEQLSNKDCFNIIAFGSTIESWRPEMVAASHSNLQSAWRWVLSLQCQGSRNVLSALRKAVEVDFKDKEDQQSQGIYLFTGGIPDQDMAMLSAYMAEACGGCDFHLNVCLFYVGESQTDTMPPACYASRTDTAAAYREVTRAAGGRFHWFGDTGIYESDDINAITSEMEKALNYSQKCALLVSSLKNRSGKGQESAALLKEKPNVLQPRSQPRKFCPSKPTAPSVARMSVKDDPDREKRPPLKALPWCPLSGKAGIPAAAAPPVKKGTAERRKKTQSRDAETALLLFYTETGNNVGSVYKKYPQRRGLRRTRSSIELPRKDTVCSSQEWVANYGLKKLKMEVSRYLGPNCTHQKSVQTSASAKYCSVFPSIEINGTVRHIECTPREMEVYITHLDKLMRRYVQRLQWLLSGSRRLFGVILERKVCVLLDTSGSMGPYLQQVKMELTLLIWEQLRKHCDSFNLLSFAEGLQPWQDTLLETTDAACHKAMRWVTCLHAQGSTSVLEALLKAFSFPDVEGLYLLTDGKPDTSCSLILSEVQRLKEKRDVKVHTISLNCSCRTAANFLRDLAALTGGRYHCPVSEDSLLEMQGLLTRGFLHQRDPALPLFEGDDLRRLAQEITKARGFLWQAQSIRSQLQKKNNPEPKVAPF, from the exons AGGCTGCAGGGGGATGAGACCCAGCCTTCAGTCTGGGAGAATTCAGAAGATTGGCTTTCAATGCACAGTTTAAAGTCTAAGAAACTCACTTTGGCTGACCTGATATGCCAGGGCACAGCTGTGCT GGAGGAGGCCAGCAGTGTCCCAAAGAAAATGCACCTCCCCACCCAGACCGCCCACCAATTTGAAGCCAAACTTTCTGA AGCTATTGAACTCTATCAACAGAGAATTCAGTGGCTCACAGAAAACAGCAAGAAG GCATTTGGCCTCATCAAGGGGGCCAGAGTCGGGATTCTCATTGACGTGTCAGCTGTCAGCAGTGGCCCTCAGAAAGAGGAGTTCCAAAATGACCTCATG AACCTCATTGACGAGCAGCTGAGCTGTAAAGACAAGCTGTACATCCTGTCCTTCGGGGCCACCACCAGTGCCCTCTGGCCCAGCCCGACAGAAGTCAGTGCCTCCAG TCTCCAGGAACTCAAGCTTTGGGTGAAAAAACTGAAGCCTGACAGAGGCAGCAATCTGCTACAAGCCCTGAAGAAAGTCTTCGTTCTGAAGGGGCTGAATTCTCTGGTGACCATCATGGGAAGCTG CCCAGATCAGCCTTCTGAAATCCTGTCCGATTACATCCAACAGTCTACCACGGGAAGGGACCTCATTACCCATATCATCACCTACAAATGTGATGATCAGGTGCCGCCT GCTGTTCTGAAGAACCTTGTGGAAGGTTTTGGGGGCTACTATCACTGCTACAGCCCAGAGACAGAG ATCTGCAGCAGCCGGGAGGTGGATGAGCTCCTGGCAGAAATCCAAAAGGCCCAGAGCCTCCGGGACCACGTGCAAGCCCTGCAGCCCGACGCCCCCCGTGAGGAGCCCACCGGCGCGATGCAGGAG ATTTCCACAGAGGTTGCGAAGAGTTCACTCATGAGTCTCTTGCCTAAACCCCCAAAGCATGAGGATCCCCTCATGATTGAGTTCCCAAACTTGGACATGACTTCTACAGAATGGCTAAAGACCCATAGCCTTAAAG CCAAGAAGCTAAGCCTTTATCAGGTTCTGGCACCCAATGCATTCTCTCCCGTGGAGGAATTTGTGCCTATTCTCCGGAAAACAGTATCATCAACTATCCATGAG AAGGCAATGGTGCAGTTTGAATGGCATGACGGGACAGTGAAGAATATTCACGTGGACTTGCCCTTCCTGTATGAATACCAG AAACAGCTCAGCAGAGCGATGCGGATGTATGAGAGGCGGATCGAGTGGCTCTCCTTGGCCAGCAGAAGAATCTGGGGCACCGTCTGTGAAAAAAG GGTGGTTATACTGCTCGATGTCTCCGTGACCAATTCCATGTACATTATTCATATCCAGCACTCCCTGCGACGCCTGCTGGAGGAGCAGCTGTCCAACAAGGACTGCTTCAACATCATCGC GTTCGGAAGCACCATCGAAAGCTGGAGGCCCGAGATGGTTGCCGCCAGCCACAGCAACTTACAAAGCGCCTGGCG gtGGGTCCTGAGTCTGCAGTGTCAGGGCAGCAGGAACGTCCTCAGCGCCCTGCGGAAGGCTGTGGAAGTGGACTTCAAGGACAAAGAAGATCAGCAGTCACAGGGCATCTACCTCTTCACGGGGGGCATCCCTGACCAGGACATG GCCATGCTCAGCGCCTACATGGCCGAGGCCTGCGGGGGCTGTGACTTCCATCTGAACGTGTGTCTCTTCTATGTGGGAGAGTCACAGACGGACACCATGCCCCCTGCTTGCTATGCCAGCCGCACGGACACGGCCGCCGCCTACAGGGAGGTCACCCGGGCTGCTGGTGGGCGCTTCCACTGGTTTGGAGACACAG GTATTTATGAAAGTGATGATATCAATGCCATCACGTCTGAGATGGAAAAGGCTCTCAACTACTCCCAAAAG TGTGCCTTACTCGTGTCCTCCCTGAAGAACCGGTCTGGAAAAGGACAGGAAAGTGCAGCCCTCCTGAAAGAGAAGCCGAATGTGCTCCAGCCGAGAAGTCAGCCCAGGAAGTTCTGTCCTTCCAAGCCCACAGCACCCTCCGTGGCCAGAATG AGTGTTAAAGATGACCCTGACAGAGAGAAGAGGCCCCCCTTGAAAGCTCTGCCATGGTGTCCACTCAGTGGCAAAGCAGGCATCCCCGCAG CTGCAGCCCCGCCAGTGAAGAAAGGGACTGCTGAACGGAGGAAGAAGACCCAATCGAGGGATGCAGAAACAGCTCTCTTGCTGTTCTACACAGAGACAGGGAATAACGTGG GCTCCGTATACAAGAAGTACCCTCAAAGAAGGGGCCTAAGAAGGACTAGATCTTCTATTGAGTTGCCCAGAAAGGATACAGTCTGCTCCAGCCAAGAG TGGGTAGCAAATTATGGGCTAAAGAAACTAAAGATGGAGGTCTCCAGATACCTTGGTCCCAACTGCACTCATCAAAAATCAGTACAGACGTCAGCATCAGCCAAATACTGCAGTGTCTTCCCCAGCATAGAGATCAAT GGGACAGTGAGACACATTGAGTGCACCCCCAGGGAAATGGAGGTGTACATCACGCACCTGGACAAGCTGATGCGCCGCTACGTCCAGAGACTGCAGTGGTTGCTGTCTG GGAGCCGCCGACTGTTCGGAGTCATTTTGGAGAGGAAAGTGTGCGTCCTGCTGGACACGTCGGGATCCATGGGCCCCTACCTGCAGCAGGTGAAGATGGAGCTTACCCTGCTGATATGGGAACAGCTGCGGAAGCACTGTGACAG TTTTAACCTGCTCAGCTTTGCAGAGGGCCTACAGCCGTGGCAGGACACTCTGCTGGAGACCACAGACGCAGCTTGCCACAAGGCCATGCGGTGGGTGACGTGCCTGCACGCTCAGGGGAGCACCTCAGTCTTGGAAGCACTGCTG aaagctttcagttTTCCTGATGTAGAAGGACTATACCTCCTGACCGACGGGAAGCCGGACACAAGCTGCAGCCTTATTCTCAGTGAAGTCCAGAGactgaaggagaagagagacGTCAAAGTGCACACCATCTCCCTGAACTGCTCTTGCAG GACTGCTGCTAACTTCTTGAGAGACCTGGCCGCCCTCACCGGGGGGCGCTATCACTGCCCTGTTAGTGAGGACTCGCTTCTGGAAATGCAGGGCCTGCTGACCAGGGGCTTCCTCCACCAAAGG GATCCTGCGCTGCCACTATTTGAAGGAGATGATTTAAGGAGACTGGCCCAGGAGATCACCAAGGCCAGAGGCTTCCTCTGGCAGGCCCAGTCCATCAG GTCCCAACTCCAGAAGAAAAACAACCCAGAACCGAAGGTCGCTCCTTTTTAG